A single region of the Dryobates pubescens isolate bDryPub1 chromosome 11, bDryPub1.pri, whole genome shotgun sequence genome encodes:
- the RPAP2 gene encoding putative RNA polymerase II subunit B1 CTD phosphatase RPAP2: MMAAGKRPSGEKGKIGRRRAGNKHSAAPNNEDAAQRRAALESAIRKKIECEKKALYIVEQLLEENITEEFLLNSGKCITPAHYKDIVDERAIIKLCGYPLCQNKLENVPKQKYRISTKTNRVYDITERKCFCSNFCYRASKYFAAQISTSPVWMREEEKPPDIELLKEGQSGQSGDEVKLRDEVVKVSDIENPRISSNPCKSGSCDTVSDSSSDTEQEFVSSVLPESQSNAANFAQQLHRKTILKKKHAQKVCSSPTAEDPDVVKATEQLSNCNLDAQEEKHHCSVHNNITTSPSKTTTLEKSSASENYENTWDSPVVFLGVSKRGAEHLKRTLANSKEHKSPELRHPVDSKGSLLEVLKQTLMEWRTEETLKFLYGPNYTFCSSEHISSTSQESEELDEDDLETADDCNTVAAERSENSLNYSLPFTGPGDIVKSVPSYEKLKEETRFLELRVKEFYKGKYILAEEAATHAQAGEQPSKDKEDQQEDLAFPLVDSNAQMQIRKRIVLEKLRKVLPAVLGPLQITLGDVYTELKNLVKTFRLTNRNIIHKMPEWTLIAIVLLSVLSQITPLFKNNQRSPMYTQFLNTLLEELHFKNEDLESLAGIFRKDCPLEWSVNFQLYCMT; encoded by the exons ATGATGGCTGCCGGGAAGCGACCGAGCGGCGAGAAGGGGAAGATCGGCCGGCGACGCGCAG GGAATAAGCATTCAGCTGCACCAAATAATGAAGATGCTGCTCAAAG gagagcagctctggagtctgCTATAAGAAAGAAAATTGAATGTGAGAAGAAAGCATTGTACATTGTCGAACAGCTACTAGAAGAGAACATTACTGAAGAGTTCCTCCTGAATTCT GGAAAATGTATTACTCCAGCTCACTATAAAGATATCGTTGACGAACGAGCTATCATCAAACTATGTGGTTATCCTCTATGTCAAAATAAGCTGGAAAAT GTGCCAAAACAGAAGTACAGAAtttcaacaaaaacaaacagagTTTATGACATCACTGAAAGAAAG TGCTTTTGCAGCAACTTTTGCTATAGAGCATCTAAATATTTTGCAGCTCAGATTTCCACAAGTCCAGTATGGATGCgagaagaagaaaa ACCACCAGACATAGAGTTGCTGAAGGAGGGTCAGAG TGGACAGTCTGGAGATGAGGTGAAACTACGTGATGAAGTAGTTAAAGTATCTGACATTGAAAACCCTAGGATATCTTCAAATCCATGTAAATCTGGTTCTTGTGACACAgtcagtgacagcagcagcgATACTGAACAAGAATTTGTTTCTTCTGTCCTACCAGAAAGTCAGTCAAATGCAGCTAATTTTGCACAGCAGTTGCACAGAAAGACCATCCTCAAAAAGAAGCATGCTCAGAAAGTCTGTTCGAGCCCTACAGCTGAAGACCCAGATGTGGTAAAAGCCACTGAACAACTATCTAATTGTAATTTAGATGCTCAGGAAGAAAAGCATCATTGCTCTGTTCATAATAATATAACGACATCACCTTCAAAAACAACAACTCTAGAGAAATCAAGTGCTTCAGAAAACTATGAAAATACCTGGGATTCACCTGTGGTTTTTCTAGGTGTAAGCAAAAGAGGGGCAGAACATCTTAAAAGAACACTGGCTAACTCAAAAGAACATAAAAGCCCTGAACTGAGGCATCCAGTTGATTCCAAAGGCAGTTTATTAGAAGTACTTAAGCAAACCCTTATGGAATGGAGAACTGAGGAAACTTTAAAATTTCTCTATGGCCCAAACTACACTTTCTGTTCATCAGAGCACATATCATCCACCAGCCAGGAGAGTGAAGAGCTTGACGAGGATGACTTAGAGACAGCTGACGATTGTAACACTGTTGCTGCAGAGCGGTCTGAAAACAGTTTGAACTATTCCTTACCTTTCACAGGCCCAGGTGACATAGTTAAGTCTGTGCCTAGTTATGAAAAGTTAAAAGAAGAGACGAGGTTCCTAGAACTCAGAGTAAAAGAGTTCTACAAAGGAAAGTACATCTTGGCTGAAGAGGCAGCAACACATGCACAAGCAGGGGAACAGCCTAGCAAAGACAAA GAGGATCAACAGGAAGATCTCGCCTTTCCGCTTGTTGATTCAAATGCACAAATGCAGATTAGAAAGCGAATTGTTCTTGAAAAACTGAGAAAAGT ATTACCTGCAGTTTTGGGCCCTCTTCAGATTACTCTAGGTGATGTTTACACAGAGCTGAAAAATCTTGTCAAAACTTTCCG GTTAACAAACAGAAACATTATTCACAAAATGCCTGAGTGGACTCTAATTGCTATTGTTTTGTTATCCGT